Part of the Cydia pomonella isolate Wapato2018A chromosome 5, ilCydPomo1, whole genome shotgun sequence genome is shown below.
CACTAGGCATGCGCGTGCCGGTGCGCCCAAACGGCCTGGCACGCATCAAGCAGGCGTTCACTCAAGAAATATTCACAGAACAGGTCTGCTCTATGTTTAGGTTTTTCTCATGGCGTCTTATCTTTGGCATAGAATGCCTCATgccattaagtccgccttttcaGCAATAAGTTTtccttttgtgcaataaagattaaataaagaaaactagtggtaaatttcaaatgacatttcgtacataagttccgaaaaactcattggtacgagccaggatttgaacccgctacctccggattgaaagtctgcCGTCATAtctactcggccaccaccgctaataccaccactagcttttcggtaaaggaaagcatcgtgtatgtgaagtccccaatccgcattaggctatcgtggggactatagcccgagccctctcgcgcatgagagggcctgtgcccagcagtgggacgtatataggctgatttatttattattttattaaagaaaactaGTAGATTTAAGGTGAAACTGATCCGTGTGATTCAGAGTCACCAGTAATTAACCATAGTGTAGATTACTTCATTTTCAAATAAACTATCAAcatgttataggtatattttttaattcatcatTCCAATTTGAAGTACAGCAAACATttgtgtaatttaatatatttctgcTTTCCAGGTTGTAACAGCGCACGCAGTGAAGGTGCCAGTTACCGTAAACCTTAATAGCAACATCGCCGGATACCTACCCGTGCATTGCATTCATCAACTATTGAAATCGCGGGCGTTTTCTAAGCACAAAGTACCTATTAAAAACTGGATTTATCGACAGATCTGCAATTGCACAGCTCCTTTACATCCTGTCATGCCCGCCCTAGTTGAAGTGTATGTTAATTCTATATtagtaataaacaataaagGCGCCAATGAGTACGTAAACAAACCTATAACTGAAGAGGAAATCCGGAGAGTATTCAGAAACTCCATATTCGGTGCAAATTTCGATGCACAGAAGAAAGTTTTTCACGTCATGGAAGTGGACAACGGAGAATCATCAGCAGAATTTAATTTGGAAAAGCCGACATTAGCCTCCCAGTTGCTACTGATTTACTATCTGCTCCTTTATGAAGACGTGAGGCTGTCAAATACAGCGACACTTCAGGCCAATGGCAGAAAAGTAAAGAGTTATTCCGCCGCTTTCCTGTCGGAATTGcctataaaatatttgctacACCAAGCACAGAAAGATCAAATGAGTTATGGTGGGCTCTTTAGCCCCCTGCTTAGGTTACTGGCTACGCACTTTCCTCAGTTGTCATTGGTCGACGACTGGATGGACGATCAAGTTTTCGGAGATTCTTGTAGACACCAAGTAGATGTTAATTTAACTGAATCCTCGATAAATGAGGCATTCCAAAGTATTGAAGAAAATCCATACAAGACTGGAAAGGTTTTAAAAgcaatgttaaataaaaacccAATTGACATATGGCCGTTTGCCGAAATGTTTGTCCGTTATTTCAAAAGCGTACTTGGAGATAAAGTACCACGTCACATTCAAGAATTATATCGAGAGGTATGGTTACGCTTAAACACTGTGCTACCAAGATGTCTCTGGATTATGACTATAAATGCTCTACTTGATATTAGTAGCATTAAAAGCGTTACGATCACGCAAGAGAATGTATTGGTAGATCCATTACAGGTATTACGTTGTGACATAAGGGTTTTTAGATGCGGGCCCATTTTGAAAATCATACTCAGAATTTTAGAAGCGAGTTTAGCTGCTTCCAGGAGTCAACTTAGCAGACACCTACTGGATAAACCATTGGTGGAAAAGAGCGGCCAGCTTACGTCAGAAGCCGAAAGGGAGGAGTTGAAAAATGCATTAGTTGCTGCTCAAGAGAGTGctgcacttcaaatattactAGAAGCTTGTCTCGAAACAGAAGAAGATCAATCGACGCCAGAATTGATGTGGTCACTGCGTGAAGTTAGAAGTATTATCTGTTCTTTCCTGCACCAAGTCTTTATTTCGGAACCATCACTCGCTAAACTTGTTCATTTCCAAGGATATCCCAGAGAACTGTTGCCAGTTACAGTGCAGGGCATACCTTCTATGCATATTTGTTTGGATTTCATCCCAGAACTGCTTAGCCAAGCTTCACTTGAAAAGCAAATATTTGCTGTTGACTTGGTGTCCCATTTGTCCATTCAATATGCGCTACCCAAGGCTATGTCCATAGCGCGATTGTGTATCAATACCTTATCAACACTATTGTCCGTGCTGCCGAGCGACTTGCGGCTAGAACTCTTCCAACCAGTCCTGAAATCCCTTGTAAGGATATGTACTGCATTCCCCTCGCTTTTGGAGGATATCACATCATTATTGCTGCAGCTTGGACGGATATGCGAATCCCAGGCCTCCCTTGGTCACTGCTGGAATGACACCCAAATTCTTGGCGAAGGCGCATACGTCGCATCTGAAACGCAACCTAAA
Proteins encoded:
- the LOC133518257 gene encoding integrator complex subunit 2 → MDVVFMKPVQPHVFKALKDLDIGSLTKCTTDEIRPIIPCLVRMALISPLDITKYCAEAKKDILTLLSGIDLVNFIVSLLSIEFHTLEVDVKKEQQMRQKNGSQYTESFLVQNIVNGIASDFEQSDSPRRVRLVLSEILQMQAQIIEYNQHKNTSIECAIKPSELFDNDVYLEEITDVICISLAELPNLLNICDVVEVLLHVNKGPIIISWVVANMPDTLQEVVESLVANTERGEEGGIRAKTLSTLCAVCPYMAASVRARAAAASRLPALVITLTLTHHEDDLVSFMSGLLLGSDQTTRAWFATFLRNSHKRGKGDGHAALTKLRQELLNRLKEASAGVDASALLRLYCALRGIAGIKFQDDEVAGLLRLVTQKPPPTPAGVRFVSLSLCMILACPSLMAAVEHEKKAIEWVQWLVKEEAYFESNSGVTASFGEMLLLIAIHFHSGQLAAVGELVCATLGMRVPVRPNGLARIKQAFTQEIFTEQVVTAHAVKVPVTVNLNSNIAGYLPVHCIHQLLKSRAFSKHKVPIKNWIYRQICNCTAPLHPVMPALVEVYVNSILVINNKGANEYVNKPITEEEIRRVFRNSIFGANFDAQKKVFHVMEVDNGESSAEFNLEKPTLASQLLLIYYLLLYEDVRLSNTATLQANGRKVKSYSAAFLSELPIKYLLHQAQKDQMSYGGLFSPLLRLLATHFPQLSLVDDWMDDQVFGDSCRHQVDVNLTESSINEAFQSIEENPYKTGKVLKAMLNKNPIDIWPFAEMFVRYFKSVLGDKVPRHIQELYREVWLRLNTVLPRCLWIMTINALLDISSIKSVTITQENVLVDPLQVLRCDIRVFRCGPILKIILRILEASLAASRSQLSRHLLDKPLVEKSGQLTSEAEREELKNALVAAQESAALQILLEACLETEEDQSTPELMWSLREVRSIICSFLHQVFISEPSLAKLVHFQGYPRELLPVTVQGIPSMHICLDFIPELLSQASLEKQIFAVDLVSHLSIQYALPKAMSIARLCINTLSTLLSVLPSDLRLELFQPVLKSLVRICTAFPSLLEDITSLLLQLGRICESQASLGHCWNDTQILGEGAYVASETQPKSKVLVAEVLCRDIKVTMSEIVQAALLNDKMY